A section of the Hemitrygon akajei chromosome 8, sHemAka1.3, whole genome shotgun sequence genome encodes:
- the nsun6 gene encoding tRNA (cytosine(72)-C(5))-methyltransferase NSUN6 isoform X2, producing MLSVFPKISLKPEVEKYLRSVFRNKELSQASESILAWFRLIVLKSCLLKRFRRENLQRHSFEVIVGAQCGNAVLRGAHVFIPGILSVPTLMKAGDTVSVYSDIHGKCKRGAKEYKGAKVFVGNGIAELSRNEIFCSSCTLRGVGVRMTEPVYVTPSFDNLMNNFLFLQNLPSVVVSHVLGPKPGERILDLCAGPGGKTTHIAALMKDKGEVIAIDKIANKVRKIKQNAENLQLKSIQVFCYDGTKALAKEGIWNEQEGPPFPPETFDRVLLDAPCSGLGQRPNMACDWSLKEITSYQPLQRKLFREAVELLKPGGILVYSTCTITLAENEEQVAWALSTFPCLRLHQQEPHLGEGGMMSIGLSEDQLKLLQRFNPSSVSVKDTFDYSSRMDFSQMTDLINLANKDTIGFFIAKFIKSQDA from the exons ATGTTGTCCGTGTTCCCCAAAATTTCTCTCAAACCTGAGGTGGAGAAATACCTTAGAAGTGTTTTCAGGAATAAAGAG CTTTCACAAGCGTCAGAGTCAATACTTGCTTGGTTTCGATTGATCGTGCTCAAAAGTTGCTTGCTGAAGAGATTCAGAAG GGAGAATCTGCAAAGACATTCCTTTGAAGTGATTGTGGGAGCTCAATGTGGGAATGCAGTACTCCGAGGAGCACATGTTTTTATTCCTGGCATTCTTTCAGTTCCAACAT TAATGAAAGCTGGTGATACTGTTTCGGTGTATTCTGATATTCATGGAAAATGCAAAAGGGGTGCAAAGGAATATAAAGGAGCAAAAGTATTTGTAGGGAATGGAATTGCTGAACTGAGCCGCAATGAAATATTTTGCTCAAGTTGTACTTTGAG GGGTGTGGGAGTCAGAATGACTGAACCTGTCTATGTTACCCCATCATTTGACAACCTAATGAACAACTTCCTGTTTTTACAG AACTTGCCGTCAGTGGTAGTGAGCCACGTGTTGGGTCCTAAGCCTGGAGAGCGAATCTTAGATTTGTGTGCAGGTCCTGGTGGAAAAACTACTCATATTGCAGCATTAATGAAAGATAAG GGTGAAGTGATAGCAATTGATAAGATTGCAAATAAAGTAAGGAAAATAAAGCAGAACGCTGAGAACTTACAGTTGAAGAGTATACAAGTGTTTTGTTATGATGGTACTAAAGCCCTTGCAAAAGAAGGGATTTGGAATGAGCAAG AGGGACCTCCATTCCCCCCAGAAACTTTTGATCGGGTACTTCTGGATGCCCCCTGCAGTGGGTTAGGTCAGAGGCCTAATATGGCCTGTGACTGGAGCTTAAAGGAAATCACTTCTTACCAGCCTCTGCAGCGAAAGCTATTTAGAGAG GCAGTCGAGTTACTAAAGCCTGGAGGCATCTTGGTCTATAGCACCTGTACAATAACATTGGCAGAAAATGAAGAACAAGTCGCTTGGGCACTAAGTACTTTTCCTTGCTTACGGCTCCATCAACAG GAACCTCACCTGGGTGAAGGAGGTATGATGAgtattggactttcagaagatcaGTTGAAATTGCTGCAGAGATTTAATCCATCTAGTGTATCTGTAAAGGACACCTTTGATTATTCTTCACGTATGGATTTCAGTCAGATGACTGATTTAATTAACTTGGCAAATAAGGACACAATAGGCTTTTTTATTGCAAAATTTATTAAGTCACAGGATGCCTAA
- the nsun6 gene encoding tRNA (cytosine(72)-C(5))-methyltransferase NSUN6 isoform X1: MLSVFPKISLKPEVEKYLRSVFRNKELLSSLGAEEWNVKFETLLSCLSHPPAFTSVRVNTCLVSIDRAQKLLAEEIQKEFKGCPMDDIPILQHPNLPDVILIPNIGPRENLQRHSFEVIVGAQCGNAVLRGAHVFIPGILSVPTLMKAGDTVSVYSDIHGKCKRGAKEYKGAKVFVGNGIAELSRNEIFCSSCTLRGVGVRMTEPVYVTPSFDNLMNNFLFLQNLPSVVVSHVLGPKPGERILDLCAGPGGKTTHIAALMKDKGEVIAIDKIANKVRKIKQNAENLQLKSIQVFCYDGTKALAKEGIWNEQEGPPFPPETFDRVLLDAPCSGLGQRPNMACDWSLKEITSYQPLQRKLFREAVELLKPGGILVYSTCTITLAENEEQVAWALSTFPCLRLHQQEPHLGEGGMMSIGLSEDQLKLLQRFNPSSVSVKDTFDYSSRMDFSQMTDLINLANKDTIGFFIAKFIKSQDA; the protein is encoded by the exons ATGTTGTCCGTGTTCCCCAAAATTTCTCTCAAACCTGAGGTGGAGAAATACCTTAGAAGTGTTTTCAGGAATAAAGAG cttctgtcTAGTTTGGGTGCTGAGGAGTGGAATGTCAAATTTGAAACTCTTTTAAGCTGTTTGTCCCATCCTCCAGCTTTCACAAGCGTCAGAGTCAATACTTGCTTGGTTTCGATTGATCGTGCTCAAAAGTTGCTTGCTGAAGAGATTCAGAAG GAATTTAAAGGATGTCCTATGGATGATATTCCAATATTACAGCATCCAAACCTTCCAGATGTTATTTTAATTCCTAATATTGGTCCCAG GGAGAATCTGCAAAGACATTCCTTTGAAGTGATTGTGGGAGCTCAATGTGGGAATGCAGTACTCCGAGGAGCACATGTTTTTATTCCTGGCATTCTTTCAGTTCCAACAT TAATGAAAGCTGGTGATACTGTTTCGGTGTATTCTGATATTCATGGAAAATGCAAAAGGGGTGCAAAGGAATATAAAGGAGCAAAAGTATTTGTAGGGAATGGAATTGCTGAACTGAGCCGCAATGAAATATTTTGCTCAAGTTGTACTTTGAG GGGTGTGGGAGTCAGAATGACTGAACCTGTCTATGTTACCCCATCATTTGACAACCTAATGAACAACTTCCTGTTTTTACAG AACTTGCCGTCAGTGGTAGTGAGCCACGTGTTGGGTCCTAAGCCTGGAGAGCGAATCTTAGATTTGTGTGCAGGTCCTGGTGGAAAAACTACTCATATTGCAGCATTAATGAAAGATAAG GGTGAAGTGATAGCAATTGATAAGATTGCAAATAAAGTAAGGAAAATAAAGCAGAACGCTGAGAACTTACAGTTGAAGAGTATACAAGTGTTTTGTTATGATGGTACTAAAGCCCTTGCAAAAGAAGGGATTTGGAATGAGCAAG AGGGACCTCCATTCCCCCCAGAAACTTTTGATCGGGTACTTCTGGATGCCCCCTGCAGTGGGTTAGGTCAGAGGCCTAATATGGCCTGTGACTGGAGCTTAAAGGAAATCACTTCTTACCAGCCTCTGCAGCGAAAGCTATTTAGAGAG GCAGTCGAGTTACTAAAGCCTGGAGGCATCTTGGTCTATAGCACCTGTACAATAACATTGGCAGAAAATGAAGAACAAGTCGCTTGGGCACTAAGTACTTTTCCTTGCTTACGGCTCCATCAACAG GAACCTCACCTGGGTGAAGGAGGTATGATGAgtattggactttcagaagatcaGTTGAAATTGCTGCAGAGATTTAATCCATCTAGTGTATCTGTAAAGGACACCTTTGATTATTCTTCACGTATGGATTTCAGTCAGATGACTGATTTAATTAACTTGGCAAATAAGGACACAATAGGCTTTTTTATTGCAAAATTTATTAAGTCACAGGATGCCTAA
- the nsun6 gene encoding tRNA (cytosine(72)-C(5))-methyltransferase NSUN6 isoform X3, whose translation MDDIPILQHPNLPDVILIPNIGPRENLQRHSFEVIVGAQCGNAVLRGAHVFIPGILSVPTLMKAGDTVSVYSDIHGKCKRGAKEYKGAKVFVGNGIAELSRNEIFCSSCTLRGVGVRMTEPVYVTPSFDNLMNNFLFLQNLPSVVVSHVLGPKPGERILDLCAGPGGKTTHIAALMKDKGEVIAIDKIANKVRKIKQNAENLQLKSIQVFCYDGTKALAKEGIWNEQEGPPFPPETFDRVLLDAPCSGLGQRPNMACDWSLKEITSYQPLQRKLFREAVELLKPGGILVYSTCTITLAENEEQVAWALSTFPCLRLHQQEPHLGEGGMMSIGLSEDQLKLLQRFNPSSVSVKDTFDYSSRMDFSQMTDLINLANKDTIGFFIAKFIKSQDA comes from the exons ATGGATGATATTCCAATATTACAGCATCCAAACCTTCCAGATGTTATTTTAATTCCTAATATTGGTCCCAG GGAGAATCTGCAAAGACATTCCTTTGAAGTGATTGTGGGAGCTCAATGTGGGAATGCAGTACTCCGAGGAGCACATGTTTTTATTCCTGGCATTCTTTCAGTTCCAACAT TAATGAAAGCTGGTGATACTGTTTCGGTGTATTCTGATATTCATGGAAAATGCAAAAGGGGTGCAAAGGAATATAAAGGAGCAAAAGTATTTGTAGGGAATGGAATTGCTGAACTGAGCCGCAATGAAATATTTTGCTCAAGTTGTACTTTGAG GGGTGTGGGAGTCAGAATGACTGAACCTGTCTATGTTACCCCATCATTTGACAACCTAATGAACAACTTCCTGTTTTTACAG AACTTGCCGTCAGTGGTAGTGAGCCACGTGTTGGGTCCTAAGCCTGGAGAGCGAATCTTAGATTTGTGTGCAGGTCCTGGTGGAAAAACTACTCATATTGCAGCATTAATGAAAGATAAG GGTGAAGTGATAGCAATTGATAAGATTGCAAATAAAGTAAGGAAAATAAAGCAGAACGCTGAGAACTTACAGTTGAAGAGTATACAAGTGTTTTGTTATGATGGTACTAAAGCCCTTGCAAAAGAAGGGATTTGGAATGAGCAAG AGGGACCTCCATTCCCCCCAGAAACTTTTGATCGGGTACTTCTGGATGCCCCCTGCAGTGGGTTAGGTCAGAGGCCTAATATGGCCTGTGACTGGAGCTTAAAGGAAATCACTTCTTACCAGCCTCTGCAGCGAAAGCTATTTAGAGAG GCAGTCGAGTTACTAAAGCCTGGAGGCATCTTGGTCTATAGCACCTGTACAATAACATTGGCAGAAAATGAAGAACAAGTCGCTTGGGCACTAAGTACTTTTCCTTGCTTACGGCTCCATCAACAG GAACCTCACCTGGGTGAAGGAGGTATGATGAgtattggactttcagaagatcaGTTGAAATTGCTGCAGAGATTTAATCCATCTAGTGTATCTGTAAAGGACACCTTTGATTATTCTTCACGTATGGATTTCAGTCAGATGACTGATTTAATTAACTTGGCAAATAAGGACACAATAGGCTTTTTTATTGCAAAATTTATTAAGTCACAGGATGCCTAA